In Bacteroidota bacterium, a single genomic region encodes these proteins:
- a CDS encoding class IV adenylate cyclase, translated as MPKNLELKIKIDSLKDIKKKLNENRIGLKEILIQKDIYFSVNSGLLKLRIENGKSSLIYYNRNEVSDKRWSDFEYIKFSEGEPEKFFKQIFKTDVTVSKIRELYIYNNTRIHLDKVQGLGSFIELETLVVSGLKDAEQRFKKMIKTLNLTPENQIRSSYRDLLIKKKYDSYKRKNKLR; from the coding sequence ATGCCCAAAAATCTTGAACTTAAAATTAAAATCGATTCACTAAAGGATATTAAAAAAAAGCTTAATGAGAATCGTATCGGGTTAAAAGAAATATTGATCCAGAAGGATATTTATTTCAGTGTAAATTCAGGACTACTTAAACTCAGAATAGAAAATGGTAAATCAAGTCTTATCTATTATAACAGAAATGAGGTTTCGGACAAACGTTGGTCTGACTTTGAATATATAAAATTTTCTGAAGGTGAACCGGAAAAGTTCTTCAAACAAATCTTTAAGACTGATGTTACTGTTTCCAAAATCAGAGAACTTTATATTTATAACAATACAAGGATACACCTTGATAAAGTGCAAGGACTTGGCAGTTTCATTGAGCTGGAAACATTGGTGGTAAGTGGTTTAAAAGATGCCGAACAAAGATTTAAGAAAATGATAAAAACTTTAAATTTAACCCCCGAAAACCAGATACGGTCTTCGTACAGAGATCTGCTGATTAAAAAGAAATATGATTCTTACAAAAGAAAAAATAAATTACGCTGA
- a CDS encoding outer membrane beta-barrel protein: protein MRRVIFAVVIFLIIPLTGINAQGIGEIAPERPPEIFPDHAWGLDIMMGESGFGLGTFYRKQFSMKWTAFADLSFSETKDDREFEYIDFFGRTFTIGKKNRVFAMPINVGLQYRIFENVIYDNLRPYLNIGMGPTLVLTTPYEKEFFSAFGDTQSKIALGGYVGFGANFGLDKSSLIGLNFRYYYTHFFDEGVESLYDRYKKSFGSFFVTLNLGLMY from the coding sequence ATGAGAAGAGTAATATTTGCAGTAGTTATATTTTTAATTATCCCATTGACCGGTATTAATGCTCAGGGCATTGGTGAAATTGCTCCTGAACGTCCACCGGAAATTTTTCCGGATCATGCATGGGGTCTGGATATTATGATGGGAGAATCAGGATTTGGTTTAGGAACATTCTACCGCAAACAATTTTCAATGAAGTGGACGGCTTTTGCAGACCTGTCTTTCTCTGAAACAAAAGACGATCGCGAATTTGAATACATAGATTTTTTTGGCAGAACTTTTACTATTGGCAAAAAGAACCGGGTATTTGCAATGCCAATTAATGTAGGACTGCAGTACAGAATATTTGAAAATGTTATTTACGATAACCTAAGGCCATATTTAAACATCGGAATGGGTCCGACTCTGGTTTTAACAACACCTTACGAGAAGGAATTTTTTAGTGCTTTCGGAGATACTCAATCAAAGATTGCCCTCGGAGGATATGTAGGATTTGGTGCTAACTTCGGATTGGATAAATCAAGTCTTATTGGATTAAACTTCAGATATTACTACACACACTTCTTTGATGAAGGTGTTGAGAGCCTTTATGACAGGTACAAGAAAAGTTTCGGAAGTTTTTTTGTAACACTGAATCTGGGGTTGATGTACTAG
- a CDS encoding helix-turn-helix domain-containing protein yields the protein MIIDEASMLPSYIVDAIDLILRYVKRNYENPFGGTQVLFIGDLNQLPPVIKIEDWEILQEYYNSIFFFDSLVLSDNPPVIIELKNIYRQKDQKFIEILNGIRDNNISDENFRLLSSRLQQNFIPVDDEGYITLTTHNLQADEINKRKLENLASRSYIFSAEILDEFPEHIQPAEKELKLKRGAQVMFLKNDTEGKQYFNGKIGVVTEVDWDVVKVLCKDDQSEIIVKKSEWQNIRYYIDSETREIKEEILGTFIQYPLRLAWAITIHKSQGLTFEKVIINAERAFASGQVYVALSRCTSLEGVVLTSPLHRRSLGSHTELKQWHNRNKAENLNQVFTESRENYILQELQNVFTWKQWYYKLKDLKEFLDANQSVLQFETLTWFDELLVKQRNLYETTEKFKETLIRISRGNSDAERNDQLQKRVRDAADYFYKEIEAWRYLLINHPLKFPTKKLARKADKLLSEIDMILSETLNNILYCKNGFNLKEYLKNKKILSKMVDKNTNNIVKSSYAKAKVSKPDTVKETVRLLRLGKNIDQIAAERGFVISTIEGHVARAIKNDLIRIDDVMPITEARKIANYFPQNLEEVKLSEIKEHAPPEISYGKLRMVLAWLEKDRKENL from the coding sequence TTGATTATTGATGAAGCAAGTATGTTACCCTCATATATTGTGGATGCTATTGATCTGATTTTAAGATATGTAAAACGTAATTATGAAAATCCCTTCGGAGGAACTCAGGTATTATTTATCGGAGATCTTAACCAGCTTCCGCCTGTGATAAAAATCGAAGACTGGGAGATTCTGCAGGAATATTACAATTCTATTTTTTTCTTTGATAGCCTTGTACTTAGCGATAATCCTCCGGTAATTATAGAACTAAAGAATATCTATCGTCAGAAGGATCAAAAATTTATTGAAATTCTGAATGGCATCAGAGATAACAACATTTCAGATGAAAATTTTAGACTGTTAAGCTCACGATTACAGCAAAATTTTATTCCGGTAGATGATGAAGGATATATTACTCTGACAACACACAATTTACAGGCAGATGAGATAAATAAAAGAAAATTAGAAAACCTTGCTTCACGATCATACATTTTCAGTGCTGAAATATTAGACGAATTTCCTGAACATATTCAACCCGCTGAAAAAGAGTTGAAACTGAAGCGAGGTGCACAGGTAATGTTTTTGAAAAACGATACGGAAGGAAAACAGTACTTTAACGGCAAAATAGGAGTTGTAACAGAAGTTGATTGGGATGTAGTCAAAGTATTATGTAAGGATGATCAAAGTGAAATTATTGTTAAAAAATCAGAATGGCAGAATATCAGATATTATATTGATTCCGAAACCCGCGAAATAAAAGAAGAAATTCTGGGCACATTCATTCAGTATCCCCTGCGCCTTGCATGGGCAATCACAATTCACAAAAGTCAGGGTCTTACGTTTGAAAAGGTAATAATAAACGCCGAAAGAGCCTTCGCATCAGGACAGGTTTATGTTGCACTTAGCCGGTGTACATCTTTAGAAGGAGTAGTTCTAACTAGTCCTTTGCATCGAAGATCACTTGGTTCACACACCGAATTAAAACAATGGCACAACAGAAATAAAGCGGAAAACCTTAATCAAGTTTTCACCGAATCAAGAGAGAATTATATTCTGCAAGAGCTTCAGAATGTTTTTACATGGAAACAATGGTATTATAAACTTAAAGATCTGAAAGAATTCTTAGATGCAAATCAATCTGTTCTGCAATTTGAAACACTAACCTGGTTTGATGAATTATTAGTTAAACAAAGAAATCTTTACGAGACTACCGAAAAATTTAAGGAAACGTTAATACGAATCAGCAGAGGAAACTCTGATGCCGAAAGGAATGATCAGTTGCAGAAAAGAGTCAGGGATGCAGCAGATTATTTCTATAAAGAAATAGAGGCCTGGAGATATTTGTTGATTAACCATCCACTTAAATTTCCGACAAAGAAACTTGCGAGGAAAGCCGATAAACTTCTAAGTGAAATTGACATGATTCTTTCGGAAACCCTGAATAACATTTTGTATTGCAAAAACGGATTTAATCTAAAAGAATATCTGAAGAACAAAAAAATCCTTAGTAAAATGGTTGATAAGAACACTAATAATATAGTAAAAAGTTCTTATGCAAAAGCTAAAGTCTCAAAACCTGATACAGTAAAAGAAACTGTAAGACTTCTGCGCCTTGGGAAAAACATAGATCAGATCGCAGCAGAACGAGGGTTCGTAATCAGTACGATAGAGGGACACGTTGCACGTGCAATTAAAAATGATTTAATCCGTATTGATGATGTAATGCCTATTACTGAGGCAAGAAAAATTGCGAATTATTTTCCTCAAAACCTTGAAGAAGTCAAACTAAGTGAAATTAAGGAACACGCGCCTCCTGAAATCAGTTACGGAAAACTGAGAATGGTTTTAGCCTGGCTGGAGAAAGACAGAAAAGAAAATCTGTAA